One Peterkaempfera bronchialis DNA window includes the following coding sequences:
- a CDS encoding AfsR/SARP family transcriptional regulator — protein sequence MRYEVLGPLRVSDANGPVPITARKTETVLAVLLARTGQVVSVDDLVRELWPQGPPPRARDAVYVYVSQLRKLLARGGEPEPIITRAPGYVLWTLPQAIDFHALQEHLPTARGMMRERRYEEACDLLEKVVALWRGPVLNGLQSGPVVNAFAAWLQELQLECTELLVESKLMLSRDREVVSQLRCLIREHPLQETFYAQLMLALWRSGRQADALQVYRSARDTLHRELGLEPGCWLRNLQRTILEVRA from the coding sequence GTGAGGTACGAGGTACTCGGACCGCTCAGAGTCAGCGACGCGAACGGACCCGTCCCGATCACCGCACGCAAGACCGAGACGGTGCTCGCCGTCCTGCTGGCCCGGACGGGCCAGGTCGTCTCGGTGGACGACCTGGTCCGCGAGCTGTGGCCGCAGGGGCCGCCCCCGCGCGCCAGGGACGCGGTGTACGTCTATGTCTCGCAGCTGCGCAAGCTGCTCGCCCGCGGCGGTGAGCCCGAACCGATCATCACCCGCGCCCCGGGCTATGTGCTGTGGACGCTGCCGCAGGCCATCGACTTCCACGCGCTCCAGGAGCACCTGCCGACCGCCCGGGGCATGATGCGCGAGCGCCGCTACGAGGAGGCGTGCGACCTGCTGGAGAAGGTGGTGGCCCTCTGGCGCGGGCCGGTGCTCAACGGTCTCCAGAGCGGGCCCGTGGTGAACGCCTTCGCGGCCTGGCTCCAGGAACTCCAACTGGAGTGCACCGAGCTGCTGGTGGAGTCCAAGCTGATGCTCTCGCGGGATCGCGAGGTGGTCTCCCAGTTGCGCTGTCTGATCCGCGAGCACCCGCTCCAGGAGACCTTCTACGCCCAGCTGATGCTGGCGCTGTGGCGCTCCGGCCGGCAGGCCGACGCGTTGCAGGTCTACCGCTCCGCGCGGGACACCCTGCACCGCGAGCTCGGCCTGGAGCCGGGCTGCTGGCTGCGCAACCTCCAGCGCACCATCCTGGAGGTCCGCGCCTGA